The following coding sequences are from one Betaproteobacteria bacterium window:
- a CDS encoding hypoxanthine-guanine phosphoribosyltransferase, which produces MERHEAQDILAAADLIHGPEVVREAVTRVAGEVQAALADKYPLILCVMTGGLMFAGQMLPQLDFPLDFDYLHVTRYGPDTQGGKLSWRVAPWTSVKGRTVLVVDDILDEGVTLAAVKDSLRGQGAAEVLTAVFVDKQNGHAKPVQADFVGLPVPDRFVFGFGMDVRGAWRHLPAIYAVKGE; this is translated from the coding sequence ATGGAGCGCCACGAAGCCCAGGACATTCTTGCCGCCGCCGACCTCATCCACGGGCCGGAGGTGGTGCGGGAGGCGGTGACGCGGGTGGCGGGCGAGGTGCAGGCGGCCCTGGCCGACAAGTACCCCCTCATCCTGTGCGTCATGACGGGCGGCCTGATGTTCGCCGGCCAGATGCTGCCGCAACTCGATTTCCCCCTTGATTTCGACTACCTGCACGTCACCCGCTATGGCCCGGACACCCAGGGCGGCAAGCTCTCATGGCGCGTCGCGCCGTGGACCTCGGTCAAGGGTCGCACCGTCCTGGTGGTGGATGACATTCTCGACGAAGGCGTGACCCTGGCGGCGGTCAAGGACAGTCTGCGCGGCCAGGGGGCCGCCGAGGTGCTGACGGCGGTCTTCGTCGATAAGCAGAATGGCCACGCCAAGCCGGTGCAGGCGGATTTCGTGGGCCTGCCGGTGCCCGACCGCTTCGTCTTCGGCTTTGGCATGGACGTGCGGGGCGCCTGGCGGCATTTGCCGGCGATCTACGCCGTGAAAGGGGAGTAG
- a CDS encoding cell division protein ZipA C-terminal FtsZ-binding domain-containing protein, giving the protein MTELQMGLIGLGAAAVAGVFGYNVWQDRKARKLADQVMKSRHADVLLGGETPAAAPAAPAADALAGPAQRVEPRLSEPPAGAVTVDVPSDGEPLKVRVEPLEDVDEVAEIPAGEVPLALLDPRLEFIVTLELVEAVPAHQIVASQGAALERIAKAVHWIGFNERSREWERIVPDGGLSYRRLRIGLQMADRRGPVRDGDLAVFTGAMQALADDLMAVADMPPSRVLVQAAELDRFCAEVDLEIGVNLVAQGAPFSGTKIRALAEAAGMTLGEDGLFTRYDDEGRVQFRLQNLESTLFSPEEIRSLSTHGLTFVLDVPRVDHGERVFYQMVELARRFAETLHGIVVDDNRQPLSEAQIDHIRREFVAKPQAAMAAYGLPAGGSQALRLFS; this is encoded by the coding sequence ATGACCGAGCTTCAAATGGGTTTGATCGGGCTGGGGGCGGCGGCGGTGGCCGGCGTCTTCGGCTACAACGTGTGGCAGGACAGAAAGGCCAGGAAACTGGCGGATCAGGTGATGAAATCGCGGCACGCGGACGTGCTCCTGGGGGGCGAGACCCCGGCCGCCGCCCCGGCGGCACCCGCGGCCGATGCGCTCGCGGGGCCGGCGCAGCGCGTCGAACCGCGTCTGAGCGAGCCCCCGGCGGGGGCTGTGACCGTGGACGTCCCGAGCGACGGCGAGCCGCTCAAGGTACGGGTCGAGCCCCTGGAAGACGTGGACGAGGTGGCCGAGATTCCGGCCGGGGAAGTCCCCTTGGCCCTGCTCGATCCGCGGCTGGAATTCATCGTCACCCTCGAACTGGTCGAGGCGGTTCCAGCCCATCAGATCGTCGCTTCCCAAGGGGCTGCCCTGGAGCGCATCGCCAAAGCCGTGCATTGGATCGGATTCAATGAGCGCAGCCGGGAGTGGGAGCGCATCGTTCCCGACGGTGGACTGAGCTACCGCCGCCTGCGCATCGGCCTGCAAATGGCGGATCGACGCGGACCCGTGCGGGACGGCGACCTAGCGGTATTCACGGGTGCCATGCAGGCCCTGGCCGATGATCTGATGGCTGTCGCCGACATGCCGCCCAGCCGCGTCCTCGTCCAGGCCGCCGAACTGGACCGCTTCTGCGCCGAAGTGGATCTGGAAATCGGCGTCAATCTGGTGGCCCAGGGCGCTCCCTTCTCGGGCACCAAGATTCGCGCCCTGGCCGAGGCCGCCGGCATGACCCTGGGCGAAGACGGCCTGTTCACCCGTTACGACGACGAAGGGCGGGTGCAGTTTCGCTTGCAGAATCTGGAGAGCACCCTGTTTTCGCCGGAGGAAATCCGTTCCCTCAGCACCCATGGCCTGACCTTCGTCCTCGACGTGCCGCGGGTCGACCACGGCGAGCGCGTTTTCTACCAGATGGTCGAATTGGCGCGCCGATTCGCCGAGACCTTGCACGGCATCGTGGTCGACGACAACCGGCAGCCCCTGAGCGAGGCCCAGATCGACCACATCCGGCGCGAATTCGTGGCCAAGCCCCAGGCGGCCATGGCGGCCTACGGCCTGCCGGCCGGGGGAAGCCAGGCCCTGCGGCTGTTTTCCTGA
- a CDS encoding cation:proton antiporter yields the protein MSFDLATLLSLLPGWPFRLDNSFWVALLLVVAPLAGEAVFRYLRWPRIVGYTLVGLFASAASFDTSGLRLSGVFHRAMEVALAVLLFELGSRINPRWLLANPWLVATSLAEAGLTFVAVYAVGASLGLGVGSSVAVATVCMVSSPAVIMRVTAELNARGQVTERLLLLSALSTVYAVVTIHILLGVLQGMKTGDPWDAAQLPLATFATSFVLALVLAFAVGLAQRKLDLRDENGALLLLGLLFLTLALVHLLGASPLLVPLLAGIVLRTRDARPRLWPRHFGTAGGALVVLLFVVNGMAVDWRLIAAGGVAALVLLVLRAGAKIGAAVLLGRRSGLSLRQSAALGVALLPMSGVAFLLTASLHAAFPEFGTRVASALAGAITVMEIVGPLLTQWALKACREATFNGTGGQHA from the coding sequence ATGAGTTTCGATCTCGCGACGCTTCTTTCGCTGCTTCCGGGCTGGCCCTTTCGCCTGGACAACAGTTTCTGGGTGGCCTTGTTGCTGGTGGTGGCGCCCCTGGCGGGCGAGGCGGTCTTCCGTTATCTGCGCTGGCCGCGCATCGTCGGTTATACCCTGGTGGGGCTCTTTGCCTCCGCGGCCAGCTTCGATACCAGCGGCCTGCGCCTGTCGGGCGTCTTTCACCGGGCCATGGAAGTCGCCCTGGCGGTGCTGCTTTTCGAACTGGGCAGCCGCATCAACCCCCGCTGGCTCCTGGCCAATCCCTGGCTGGTGGCGACCAGCCTGGCCGAGGCTGGGCTCACCTTCGTCGCCGTTTATGCCGTAGGCGCCTCCCTCGGCCTCGGTGTGGGCAGTTCCGTGGCGGTGGCGACGGTGTGCATGGTGAGCTCCCCTGCCGTGATCATGCGTGTCACCGCCGAACTCAACGCCCGGGGCCAGGTTACGGAGCGCCTGCTGCTGCTTTCGGCACTGAGCACGGTCTATGCGGTGGTGACGATCCATATCCTGCTGGGCGTCCTGCAAGGCATGAAGACGGGTGACCCATGGGACGCCGCCCAGCTTCCCCTGGCCACCTTCGCCACCTCCTTCGTTCTCGCCCTGGTGCTGGCGTTTGCCGTCGGCCTCGCCCAGCGCAAGCTGGATCTGCGCGACGAGAACGGTGCCCTGCTGCTGCTGGGGCTGCTCTTTCTCACTTTGGCCCTGGTCCACTTGCTGGGCGCCTCGCCGCTGCTGGTGCCCCTCTTGGCCGGGATCGTCCTGCGTACCCGGGATGCCCGGCCGCGCCTGTGGCCGCGCCATTTTGGCACCGCCGGTGGCGCGCTGGTGGTGCTGCTCTTCGTGGTGAACGGCATGGCTGTGGACTGGCGCCTGATCGCAGCCGGGGGCGTCGCCGCCTTGGTGCTGCTGGTACTGCGGGCGGGGGCCAAGATTGGCGCCGCCGTGCTGCTGGGGCGGCGTTCCGGCCTATCCCTGCGCCAATCGGCCGCCCTGGGAGTGGCGCTGCTGCCCATGTCCGGAGTCGCCTTTCTCCTCACCGCCAGCCTGCACGCGGCATTTCCGGAGTTCGGCACGCGGGTGGCCTCGGCCCTGGCCGGCGCCATCACGGTGATGGAGATCGTCGGCCCCCTGCTGACGCAATGGGCGCTGAAGGCCTGCCGCGAAGCCACATTCAACGGAACGGGAGGCCAGCATGCTTGA
- a CDS encoding glutamate--cysteine ligase: MLEPFAPSRCLTLGVELELQLVSTYDYDLVPAAHDLLRVLEQQKFAGDVKLEITDSMIEVATGICRNHAEALEQLTGLRDGLLRGARQLDIGLCGGGAHPFQHWSERRISEGARYKHLNDLYGYLAKQFTVFGQHVHIGCPGPDEALLLLHGLSRFMPHLIALSASSPYVQDADTGFDSARLNSIFAFPLAGRAPFTLTWAEFQEYFGKMARTGVVESMKDFYWDIRPKPEFGTIEVRVMDTPLSITRAAQLAALIQTLARWLMIEKPFRPVEDDYLVYTFNRFQACRFGLDGVWVDPASGEQLSLGDEAARLIARIGHHAVELGCDAAIAELASDARARRNDARWLRERHAADPLLPELVRQQCLRWAGSL, encoded by the coding sequence ATGCTTGAGCCCTTCGCCCCTTCCCGCTGCCTGACCCTGGGGGTCGAGCTGGAACTCCAGCTCGTCAGCACCTACGACTACGACCTGGTACCCGCCGCCCACGACCTGTTGCGGGTGCTGGAACAGCAGAAGTTCGCCGGCGACGTGAAGCTGGAAATCACCGACAGCATGATCGAGGTGGCCACCGGCATCTGCCGCAATCACGCCGAGGCCCTGGAGCAACTGACGGGCCTGCGCGACGGCCTGCTGCGGGGGGCGCGGCAGCTCGACATCGGCCTCTGCGGCGGCGGTGCCCATCCCTTCCAGCACTGGAGCGAGCGGCGCATTTCGGAAGGCGCCCGCTACAAGCACTTGAACGACCTCTATGGCTACCTGGCCAAGCAATTCACCGTCTTCGGCCAGCACGTGCATATCGGCTGTCCGGGGCCGGACGAGGCGTTGCTCCTTTTGCACGGCCTGTCGCGCTTCATGCCGCATCTGATCGCTTTGTCGGCTTCCTCGCCCTACGTGCAGGATGCCGACACGGGTTTCGATTCGGCGCGGCTCAATTCCATCTTCGCCTTTCCCCTGGCCGGCCGGGCGCCCTTCACCCTGACCTGGGCGGAGTTCCAGGAATACTTCGGCAAGATGGCCAGGACCGGCGTCGTCGAGAGCATGAAGGATTTCTACTGGGATATCCGTCCCAAGCCGGAATTCGGCACCATCGAGGTCCGCGTCATGGATACGCCCCTCAGCATCACCCGCGCCGCCCAGTTGGCAGCGCTGATCCAGACCCTGGCCCGCTGGCTGATGATCGAAAAGCCCTTCCGCCCGGTGGAAGACGACTATCTGGTCTATACCTTCAACCGCTTCCAGGCCTGCCGCTTCGGGCTGGACGGTGTCTGGGTGGACCCGGCCAGCGGCGAGCAGCTTTCCCTGGGGGACGAGGCGGCGCGGCTCATCGCCCGTATCGGCCACCATGCCGTGGAACTGGGTTGCGACGCCGCCATCGCCGAACTGGCATCGGACGCCCGGGCCCGGCGCAACGACGCCCGCTGGCTGCGGGAGCGCCACGCCGCCGATCCCTTGTTGCCGGAACTGGTGCGCCAGCAGTGCCTGCGCTGGGCCGGGAGCCTGTGA
- a CDS encoding type 1 glutamine amidotransferase yields the protein MTPGDGRPLRIGLSARLMHEPPRELNFPGKTLQYLEQSIAHWVMAHGALAFMVPTIEAGGGVQRRSISVSSYVQELDALILQGGADMAPESYGMAPLRADWHGDRVRDRYEIELFWEFVIQGKPVLGICRGHQLINVALGGTLVQDIATQRPQAARHVEPVLYDAHQHEVVLIPDTRLAEIYPGRFHGRVISIHHQAIDRLGNDLLVEAQSGDGIIEAIRWKGAGYVAGFQWHPEFHRDSPDLLDSGPIMLDFLAAARQARARGG from the coding sequence ATGACACCCGGCGACGGCCGCCCCCTGCGCATCGGGCTTTCCGCCCGCCTCATGCACGAACCGCCGCGGGAGCTGAATTTCCCGGGCAAGACCCTGCAATACCTGGAGCAGTCCATCGCCCATTGGGTGATGGCCCACGGGGCGCTGGCCTTTATGGTGCCCACCATCGAGGCCGGCGGCGGGGTGCAGCGGCGCTCGATTTCGGTCAGCAGCTACGTGCAGGAACTGGACGCCCTCATCCTCCAGGGCGGCGCCGACATGGCGCCGGAGAGCTACGGCATGGCGCCGCTACGGGCCGATTGGCACGGCGACCGCGTCCGCGACCGCTACGAGATCGAGCTGTTCTGGGAATTCGTCATCCAGGGCAAGCCGGTGCTGGGTATCTGCCGCGGCCATCAGCTCATCAACGTTGCCCTGGGCGGCACCCTGGTGCAGGACATCGCCACCCAGCGCCCGCAGGCCGCCCGCCATGTGGAGCCGGTGCTCTACGACGCCCACCAGCACGAGGTCGTCCTCATCCCCGACACGCGACTGGCCGAAATCTACCCCGGACGCTTCCACGGCCGGGTCATCAGCATCCACCACCAGGCCATCGACCGCCTGGGCAACGATCTGCTGGTGGAAGCGCAGTCCGGCGACGGCATCATCGAGGCCATCCGCTGGAAGGGGGCCGGCTACGTGGCGGGTTTCCAATGGCACCCGGAATTCCACCGGGACAGCCCGGATCTCCTCGACAGCGGCCCCATCATGCTGGACTTTCTGGCGGCGGCCCGGCAGGCGCGGGCGAGAGGGGGCTGA
- the ligA gene encoding NAD-dependent DNA ligase LigA — protein MLGMASVAQAERASALRRELERYAHAYYVLDAPLVPDAEYDRLYGELEALEAAFPELAVADSPTRRVGGKPLAAFAPVVHAVPMLSIQTETDTEARGAYQFDARVRRELGLGEGDPPLDYSAELKFDGLAVSLRYENGVLVQGATRGDGTTGEDVTQNLRTLRQIPLRLAGRAPALLEVRGEVYMRRDDLERYNQGAAQRGEKTLVNPRNGAAGSVRQLDPAVAASRPLSFFAYGLGAVSGWSLPATHGALLDALAAFGLPVCAHRAVARGPQELAAFHAAMGRLRPDLPFDIDGVVYKVDRLDLQEVLGFRSREPRWAVAHKYPPEEALTRVTGIDVQVGRTGALTPVARLEPVFVGGVTVTNATLHNEDEIARKGGVGVGDTVVVRRAGDVIPEVVAVLAERRPPGVQPFSMPAACPVCGAHVVREAGEAVARCSGGFACRAQRVQAILHFAGRRMMDIDGLGERYVERLVEFDFIRGIADLYHLDLDDLLAMKRLADERDGGGGAEASRGGPVATRWAENLLAAIAASKAPRLARLLFALGIRHVGESTAKTLADWLGSLDRVRRAPAPLLAALPDIGATVAAAIADFFAEARNTEALDALLAAGVTPVDEHAPVAGLRERLGWAELYAALDIPRLTPLRARQLAERVPRGEDLAALGGEGVAALDLPPEVAGELRLWLDDPVQRDLLPRLAALRQELLALLPDADAAAGVLAGKTLVLTGTLPTLTRDQARDRIEAAGGKVAGSVSRKTDHVVAGEEAGSKLDKARELGIPVITETELLAMLGASH, from the coding sequence ATGCTGGGCATGGCCTCCGTGGCCCAGGCCGAAAGGGCCAGCGCCTTGCGGCGTGAACTGGAACGCTACGCCCACGCCTACTACGTCCTCGACGCGCCCCTGGTGCCGGATGCGGAGTACGACCGCCTGTATGGGGAGCTGGAAGCGCTGGAAGCCGCCTTCCCCGAGCTTGCCGTGGCCGATTCGCCCACCCGGCGGGTGGGGGGAAAGCCCCTGGCCGCCTTCGCCCCGGTGGTCCATGCCGTCCCCATGCTGTCGATCCAGACCGAAACCGATACCGAGGCCCGGGGTGCCTATCAGTTCGACGCCCGGGTGCGGCGGGAACTTGGGCTGGGGGAGGGCGATCCCCCCCTGGACTACTCGGCCGAACTCAAGTTCGACGGCCTGGCCGTGAGCCTGCGCTACGAAAACGGCGTGCTGGTGCAGGGGGCGACCCGGGGCGACGGGACCACCGGCGAGGACGTGACGCAGAATCTGCGTACGCTGCGCCAGATCCCCCTGCGCCTGGCCGGTCGGGCGCCAGCGCTGCTCGAAGTGCGCGGCGAGGTGTATATGCGCCGTGACGACCTGGAGCGCTACAACCAGGGTGCCGCCCAGCGGGGCGAAAAAACCCTGGTCAATCCCCGCAACGGGGCGGCCGGCAGTGTGCGGCAACTCGATCCCGCCGTGGCGGCGAGTCGTCCGCTGAGCTTTTTCGCCTACGGCCTGGGTGCCGTCTCCGGCTGGAGCCTGCCCGCTACCCATGGCGCCCTCCTGGACGCGCTGGCCGCATTCGGTCTGCCGGTCTGTGCGCATCGCGCCGTGGCGCGGGGTCCGCAGGAACTGGCTGCCTTCCACGCCGCCATGGGGCGCCTGCGTCCGGACCTGCCCTTCGACATCGACGGCGTGGTGTACAAGGTCGATCGGCTGGATTTGCAGGAAGTCCTGGGTTTCCGATCCCGGGAGCCGCGCTGGGCGGTGGCCCACAAGTACCCGCCGGAGGAGGCCTTGACCCGCGTCACCGGTATCGACGTCCAGGTGGGGCGTACGGGGGCACTGACCCCGGTGGCCCGGCTGGAGCCGGTCTTCGTGGGCGGCGTCACGGTCACCAACGCCACCCTGCACAACGAGGACGAGATCGCCAGAAAGGGCGGGGTGGGCGTCGGCGACACCGTGGTCGTGCGCCGGGCGGGGGACGTGATTCCCGAAGTGGTGGCGGTCCTGGCCGAGCGGCGCCCTCCCGGGGTGCAGCCCTTCTCCATGCCCGCCGCCTGCCCGGTGTGCGGTGCCCACGTGGTGCGGGAAGCGGGGGAGGCCGTGGCCCGCTGCTCCGGCGGCTTTGCCTGCCGCGCCCAGCGGGTGCAGGCCATTCTGCACTTCGCCGGGCGGCGCATGATGGACATCGACGGTCTGGGGGAGCGCTACGTCGAGCGGCTGGTGGAATTCGACTTCATCCGCGGCATCGCCGACCTCTACCACCTGGACCTGGACGATCTGCTGGCCATGAAGCGCCTCGCCGACGAGCGCGATGGCGGGGGGGGGGCCGAAGCGTCCCGTGGCGGACCGGTGGCCACCCGCTGGGCGGAAAACCTTCTTGCGGCCATTGCCGCCAGCAAGGCGCCGCGCCTGGCGCGCCTGCTCTTCGCCCTGGGCATCCGCCATGTGGGGGAATCCACCGCCAAGACCCTGGCCGACTGGCTGGGCAGTCTGGACCGGGTGCGCCGGGCGCCGGCGCCACTCCTGGCCGCCTTGCCCGACATCGGGGCTACCGTGGCGGCGGCCATCGCGGACTTCTTCGCGGAAGCCCGCAACACCGAGGCCCTGGATGCGCTTCTCGCCGCGGGGGTTACCCCCGTCGACGAGCACGCCCCCGTGGCCGGCCTGCGGGAGCGCCTGGGCTGGGCCGAACTCTACGCCGCCCTGGATATCCCGCGCCTGACCCCCCTGCGGGCGCGGCAACTGGCCGAGCGGGTGCCCCGGGGGGAAGACCTCGCCGCATTGGGGGGCGAAGGCGTCGCAGCGCTGGATCTGCCCCCGGAAGTGGCCGGCGAACTGCGCCTCTGGCTGGACGACCCAGTCCAGCGGGACCTGCTGCCCCGGCTGGCGGCCCTGCGGCAGGAACTCCTTGCCCTGCTGCCCGATGCCGACGCCGCGGCCGGGGTCCTGGCGGGCAAGACCCTGGTTCTTACCGGCACCCTGCCCACGCTGACGCGGGACCAGGCCCGGGATAGGATCGAAGCTGCGGGCGGCAAGGTGGCCGGGTCGGTGTCGCGCAAGACGGATCATGTCGTGGCGGGCGAAGAGGCCGGGTCCAAGCTCGACAAGGCGAGGGAACTTGGCATTCCCGTCATTACGGAGACGGAATTGCTTGCTATGCTTGGCGCTAGCCACTGA
- the galU gene encoding UTP--glucose-1-phosphate uridylyltransferase GalU, whose translation MKKVRKAVFPVAGLGTRFLPATKASPKEMLPIVDKPLIQYAVEEAVAAGVTDMIFVTGRSKRAIEDHFDKAYELETELASRGKNEMLDFVRRMIPRDINCIYIRQAEPLGLGHAVLCARPVIGDEPFAVLLADDLLDGEPPVLRQMTDTYDYYRCSVIGVQDVPLAETGSYGIVKAAPVAERLERIEAIVEKPKPEVAPSTLGVVGRYILTPRIFHHLERIGKGSGGEIQLTDGIAKLLEEEQVLAYRYAGTRYDCGSKLGYLQATVVFGQRHPEVGEAFTAYLRGREGA comes from the coding sequence ATGAAAAAAGTTAGGAAAGCCGTTTTCCCCGTGGCGGGCCTGGGAACCCGTTTCCTTCCTGCCACCAAGGCCAGTCCCAAGGAAATGCTGCCCATTGTCGACAAGCCGCTCATCCAGTACGCGGTGGAGGAGGCCGTGGCTGCCGGAGTGACCGACATGATTTTCGTCACCGGCCGTTCCAAGCGGGCCATCGAGGATCATTTCGACAAGGCCTACGAGTTGGAGACCGAGCTGGCCAGCCGGGGCAAGAACGAAATGCTCGACTTCGTGCGCCGCATGATTCCCCGCGACATCAACTGCATCTACATCCGCCAGGCGGAGCCTCTCGGCCTGGGGCATGCCGTGCTGTGCGCCCGGCCGGTGATCGGCGACGAGCCCTTCGCCGTGCTGCTGGCCGACGATCTCCTCGACGGCGAGCCGCCGGTGCTGCGCCAGATGACCGATACCTACGACTACTATCGCTGCTCCGTCATCGGCGTGCAGGACGTGCCCCTGGCCGAGACCGGGAGCTACGGCATCGTCAAGGCGGCGCCGGTGGCCGAGCGGCTGGAGCGCATCGAGGCCATCGTCGAAAAGCCCAAACCCGAGGTGGCGCCTTCCACCCTGGGGGTGGTGGGGCGCTACATCCTCACACCGCGCATCTTTCACCATCTGGAGCGCATCGGCAAAGGTTCAGGCGGCGAAATCCAGCTCACCGACGGCATCGCCAAGCTCCTCGAAGAAGAACAGGTGCTCGCCTACCGTTACGCGGGCACGCGCTACGACTGCGGCTCCAAGCTCGGCTACCTCCAGGCCACCGTCGTCTTCGGCCAGCGCCACCCCGAAGTGGGCGAGGCGTTTACGGCCTACCTCCGGGGAAGGGAGGGCGCCTGA
- a CDS encoding class I SAM-dependent methyltransferase codes for MSGATVTDFLAYWESEGEGYVRRGDYEWMASLVPGRRVLEVGCGVGFGTVALARRGLQVLAVDSLPECLERARDKLPPEAAVRLLVGDVVAPDAALQAALGEFAPDTVVCWLMGAPAETTGALPSDAGQAVAAYRERVHRAVAELAAASPSIQSLHFVDRTAIPWQAKDIGRDTLVRYHLGKTLADLPFTAERQNARYRKLEGNVVDLAEIRRSHPALKSVVPTLASLLATRCA; via the coding sequence ATGAGCGGTGCGACGGTGACGGATTTTCTCGCCTACTGGGAGAGCGAGGGCGAGGGCTATGTTCGCCGCGGCGATTACGAGTGGATGGCGTCCCTGGTGCCCGGCCGGCGGGTGCTCGAGGTGGGCTGCGGGGTGGGCTTCGGAACCGTCGCCCTGGCCCGGCGGGGCCTCCAGGTACTGGCGGTGGATAGCCTGCCCGAGTGCCTTGAGCGCGCCCGGGACAAGCTCCCGCCGGAGGCCGCAGTGCGTTTACTGGTGGGGGATGTGGTGGCGCCGGACGCCGCCTTGCAGGCCGCCCTGGGCGAATTTGCCCCCGATACCGTGGTGTGCTGGTTGATGGGCGCGCCTGCCGAGACCACCGGCGCCCTGCCCAGCGATGCCGGTCAGGCGGTGGCGGCCTATCGGGAGAGGGTCCATCGGGCGGTGGCGGAGTTGGCGGCGGCCTCGCCGAGCATTCAGTCCCTGCATTTCGTCGATCGGACGGCGATTCCCTGGCAGGCCAAGGATATCGGCCGCGATACCCTGGTGCGCTACCACTTGGGCAAGACCCTGGCCGACCTTCCCTTCACCGCCGAGCGGCAGAACGCGCGCTATCGCAAGCTGGAGGGCAACGTGGTCGATCTGGCCGAAATTCGGCGTTCGCATCCAGCCCTGAAGAGCGTGGTCCCCACTTTGGCCTCCCTCCTGGCCACGCGCTGCGCGTAG
- a CDS encoding S-methyl-5'-thioinosine phosphorylase, whose protein sequence is MLAIIGGSGLTTLSSLDVSHREVVRTPYGEPSGALVFGRIGGQPALFLPRHGYGHTIPPHNVNYRANLWALKEQGAKGVISVASVGGIRADLGPGDIVLPHQILDYTWGRKATFFDGVGSPVTHVDFTEPYDEILRLGIAAAAAAVGVEIKDGAVYAATQGPRLETAAEIDRLERDGAHVVGMTGMPEAVLARELGLPYAAINVVANHAAGRGSSAHGIHFESLEHVLQEAMGRVRSVIERLVGNPEAVLPLGMSV, encoded by the coding sequence ATGTTGGCAATCATCGGCGGAAGCGGCTTGACGACGCTTTCCAGTCTGGACGTTTCCCACCGCGAGGTGGTGCGCACGCCCTATGGCGAGCCTTCCGGCGCCCTGGTATTCGGACGCATCGGCGGCCAGCCGGCGCTATTCCTGCCGCGCCACGGCTACGGGCACACCATTCCGCCCCACAACGTCAATTACCGGGCGAACCTTTGGGCGCTGAAAGAGCAGGGGGCCAAGGGGGTGATTTCGGTGGCTTCAGTGGGGGGGATCCGCGCCGACCTCGGTCCGGGGGACATCGTCCTGCCGCACCAGATTCTCGACTACACCTGGGGGCGCAAGGCGACCTTCTTCGACGGCGTCGGGTCGCCGGTGACCCATGTCGATTTCACCGAACCCTACGACGAGATCCTGCGCTTGGGGATTGCCGCGGCGGCCGCTGCGGTGGGAGTGGAGATCAAGGACGGTGCGGTTTACGCGGCGACCCAGGGCCCCCGCCTGGAAACCGCGGCGGAAATCGACCGTCTGGAACGGGACGGCGCCCACGTGGTGGGCATGACGGGTATGCCCGAGGCCGTCCTGGCAAGGGAACTCGGCCTGCCCTACGCGGCCATCAACGTGGTGGCCAACCACGCGGCCGGGCGCGGCAGCAGTGCCCACGGCATCCATTTCGAAAGCCTGGAGCATGTGCTTCAGGAGGCCATGGGACGGGTCCGCTCGGTGATCGAGCGCCTGGTGGGCAACCCGGAGGCCGTGCTGCCTCTGGGCATGTCGGTTTAA